CATGACTGGCTGATCAGAGGGTATCGATCATCCCATTTGGCCTCGAAATCGGTCAGCTTTTGCTCGGCCATTTCAACCGTCGTCGAGCGGTAAATAAGCTTGAGGTCGGCAGCGGCTTCGCGTTGATGCTTCCACGATACGAACTTCAAGCTGTTGCGCACCATATGCACGATGCACAGTTGAACCGAGGCTTGCGGATAGACCACTTCGATCGCCTCAGGAAAGCCCTTGAGCCCATCCACGCAGGCGATAAAGATGTCTTTTACCCCGCGTGTTTTAAGCTCTGTGACTACTTGCAGCCAGAATTTGGCACCTTCAGTCTGTGCGATCCACAATCCTAGAACTTCTTTTCGACCGTCCATATTGACGCCAATGGCCAAGTAAACCGCCTTGGTTCTGACCGCGCCACTGTCGCGCACTTTGACGTGAATGCAATCGAGGTAGAGGATCGGATAGAGCTCGTCCAGAGGACGCGATTGCCAGACTTTGACCTCTTCGCTAACGGCGTCGGTAATCGCCGAGATGAGGCTAGGAGAGACCTCTGTGCCGTACATCTCCTGCAGGTGCCCCTGAATTTCCCGAACAGTCATCCCTCGGGCGTACAGCGAAATGACCTTGTCATCGAAGCCGGTCCAACGCGTCTGGTGCTTGGAAACTAGCTGGGGCTCGAACATTCCCTGGCGATCACGGGGAATCTCCAGCGGTAGCTCGCCAAAGTCGCCCTTGAGCGTCTTACCGCTATGGCCGTTGCGAGCATTTCCTTCGGCATTGGTAACGGCTGCGCTTTTGTCATGCCCCAGGTGCTCGGTCATTTCAGCTTCCAGGGCTCGTTCGACGAGCATCTTGGTGAGCTGCTTGAGCAGGCCATTTTCGCCGATCAGATCTTCGGGTTTTCGGTAGTTGGCCAACAGGCTGTCGGCCAGCTTTACCAGTTCAGGATCGGGTTTGACTCGTTTAGTGCGCTTGGGCTCGGTCATTGAGACTCCTTGGGAAAGGCAGTGTGCGCCTAATGACCGTTTACACAAACCTCAGGACACCCTCGAGGCGTCTGCGAAATTCGCAGGCGCCTTTAAGGCTTAACCGACTCACCCTCAGGCTTGTGCGCCACAAATCGCATCATCCACTCTGCGACGGTAGTGCCGTGATGCTCATGTTCAAGACTCGCCATACCTTTCGAATAAATCTGCTCGCCCAGCGCTTCCTGACGAATATCCAACAATGCCCGTGAGTAATCGTGAATGAACTCCGGATGCCCCTGGAAGCACAGCACTTGATCGTTGATGTGATATGCGGCGAATGGGCAGAAATCACTCGAGGCGATGACCGTAGCGTTTTTTGGCAGCGCGGTGACCTGATCCTGGTGACTGATCAGCAGCGTCAGTTCCTCCCTCAGCGGGCTCATCCACGGCGCCTTGGCCGCGAGTTTGTACTTGTGGGTGCCGACGCCCCAGCCCTGGGTCGCCCGCTCGCTCTTGCCACCCAACAACAGCGCCAGCAATTGATGGCCGAAGCACACGCCCAGTAGTTTGTCGCCGCGCTCGTAACGGCTCAGCAAGTACGTTTTGAGGGTTTCAATCCACGGATCGGTGCCGAAGGAATCGGCTTTGCTGCCGGTAACCAGATAGGCATCGAAGGTCAGGTCATCGCTGGGATAATCACCCTGCATCACGTTGTATACGGTGAACTCGGCGGCGATGGGTTGCTGCGAAAACAGACGCTGGAACATCTGCCCGTAACCCTGATATTGATCGACCAGTTCCGGACGCAGGATGTCGGTTTCCAGAATGCAGATGCGTAACGACATAAAAAATACCTGACACATGAAGGGAATAATGCACACCCCAGAGCCTGCCTTGAAACACGGTGGCAAGGCAAGCCCCGGAACGGGTCATCGGTCCCTTTAGAACAACGCGTCTTTGGCCGCCTTCTCCAACAGCAGCGCAGGCGGTGTGAAACGCTCGCCGTACTGCTCGGCCAGGTACTGAGCGCGGGCGACGAAATCTTGCACGCCGTACTGATTGATGAACTGCAGCGCACCACCGGTCCAGGCCGCGAAGCCGATGCCGAAGATCGAGCCGACGTTGGCATCCGCCGTCGAGGTCAGCACGCCCTCCTCCATACAGCGCACGGTTTCGATGGCTTGGACGAATAGCAGTCGATCGCGTATGTCCTTCGGCGAAATCTGCCCATCGGCTTTCTCGAAACGGCTTTTAAGTTCAGGCCACAAATGCTTCTGCCCTGTGGCCGGGTAATCGTAGAAACCACCCCCAGCGGCCTTGCCCGGACGTTTGTATTCCTTGAGCAACAAGTCAATCACGGCGAACGCCGGATGCTCAATCAGGGGTTTCCCTTCTGCTCGCAGGTCTTTGGCGGTTTGCTCGCGGATGTGGCTCATGAGGCTGAGGGAAACTTCGTCGGAGATCGCCAGAGGCCCGACGGGCATGCCAGCCTTGCGTGCTTCGGTCTCGATCATCGGCGCGCTCACGCCTTCGCCGAGCATGGCGATGCCTTCATTGGTGAAGGTGCCAAATACTCGCGAGGTAAAGAAGCCGCGACTGTCGTTGACCACAATCGGCGTTTTCTTGATTTGCAGGACGAAATCGAACCCGCGCGCCAGGGTTTCGTCGCTGGTATGGACACCTTTGATGATTTCCACCAGCGGCATTTTCTCCACGGGACTGAAGAAATGCAGGCCGATGAATTTCGTCTGGTCCGGCACTGCCGTGGCCAGGCCGCTGATCGGCAAGGTCGAAGTGTTGGAGGCGATGACCGCGTCCGGGCCGACGACGGCTTGCACGGCTGAAGAGACCTTGGCCTTCAGTTCGCGGTCTTCAAACACCGCTTCAATGATCAGATCGCAACCCGCCAGGTCCGCATCGTTTTCGGTGGCATGGATTCGCGCCAAAACCTCTTCGCGCTGCTCCCGGGTTAACTGACCACGCGCAACTTTCTTGTCCAGCAACGCCGCCGAGTGAGCCTTGCCCTTCTCTGCCGCGGCGAGGTTGATGTCTTTGAGCACCACGTCGATGCCGGCTGATGCGCTGACAAACGCGATGCCCGCGCCCATCATCCCGGCGCCGAGCACGCCGGCTTTCTTCGTCACGTAAGGCGCTATGCCTTGGGGCCGTGAGCCGCCGGCATTGATCTCATTGAGCTGAAACCAGAACGTGCCAATGAGGTTTTTCGACACCTGGCCGGTTGTCAGCTCGGTGAAGTAGCGGGTTTCGATCAGGTGCGCCGTGTCGAAATCCACCTGGGCGCCTTCCACCGCAGCACAGAGAATTTTCTCCGGCGCGGGCAGACAGCCCTCAGTTTTGCTGCGCAGAATCGATGGCGTGATAGCAAGCATCGGTGCGAGCTTCGGATCCGACGGCGTGCCGCCAGGGATCTGATAACCCTTCACGTCCCAGCGCTGCACAGCGACCGGGTGAGCGACAATCCACGCCCGCGCCTTGGCCATCAGCTCATCGCGATCGGCGGCTAACTCGTCAATCAAACGCGCCTGTAACGCCTGTTGCGGGCGGATTTTTTTGCCTTCAAGCAGATACGGCAGGGCTTTTTCAATGCCCAGCATGCGGACCATGCGCACTACCCCGCCGCTGCCCGGCAACAGGCCTAGGGTGACTTCGGGCAGGCCCAGTAGCACCGACGGATGGTCCAGCGCCACGCGGTGATGGCACGCCAGGCAGATTTCCCAACCGCCGCCGAGCGCCGCGCCGTTAATGGCGGCAACCACCGGTTTGCCGAGGGTTTCCAGGGTGCGCAGTTGGCCCTTGAGTGTCAGCACCCTGTCGTAAAAGGCTTTGGCTTCGGGTTTGCCGACCTTGATCAGTTCATTAAGGTCGCCGCCGGCGAAGAAGGTCTTCTTGGCCGAGGTGATGATCACGCCGGCAATGGCGTCCTTGTCGGCGACCAGTCGGGCGACGCAGGTGGCCATGGCGTCGCGGTAGACCGCGTTCATGGTGTTGGCACTCTGGCCTGGCATGTCGATGGTCAGGACGACGATCTGGTCCTGACCTTTTTCGTAACGGATGGCTTCGGTCATGGCTATTTCCTTGAAATCGGGGCTCAGAGGCGTTCGATGATGGTGGCAATGCCCATGCCGCCGCCGACACACAATGTCGCCAGGCCATAGCGCAGGCGCCGGGCTTCCAGTTCATCGAGCAGCGTGCCGAGAATCGCGCAGCCGGTGGCGCCGAGCGGATGGCCCATGGCGATGGAGCCACCGTTGACGTTGACCTTGTCGGGGTCGATGGCCATGTCCTTGATGAACTTGAGCACGACCGAAGCGAACGCTTCGTTGACTTCGAACAGGTCGATGTCTTCGACCCGCAGCCCGGCCTTGGCCAGCGCCTTGCGGGTGGCCGGTGCCGGGCCGGTGAGCATGATGGTCGGGTCGGTGCTGGTGACCGCCGTGGCGACGATTCGCGCTCGCGGCTGCAAGCCCAGCGCCCGGCCACGGGCGGAGGAGCCGATCAGCATCAGCGCCGCGCCATCGACAATCCCGGAGCTGTTGCCCGGCGTGTGCACGTGGTTGATCCGCTCGATCTGGCTGTAAACCCGCAATGCCGTGGCATCGAAGCCCATTTGCCCGATCATTTCGAAACTCGGCTTGAGCTTGCCCAGACCCTCCATCGTCGATTCGGCGCGAATGAACTCATCGTGATCGAGCAGAATGATGCCGTTTTGGTCTTGCACCGGCACCAACGACTTGTTGAACGAACCGTCCGCCCGCGCCCGCGTAGCCTTCTGCTGGGAGTGCAACGCGAAGGCATCGACGTCCTGACGGCTGAAGCCTTCAATCGTGGCGATCAGGTCCGCACCCACGCCCTGAGGCGTGAAGTGGTTGTGCAAATTGGTTTCCGGATCCAGCGCCCAAGCGCCGCCATCACTGCCCATAGGCACGCGGGACATCGACTCGACGCCACCGACCACCACCAGGTCTTCGAAGCCGGAACGCACTTTCATCGCACCGAGGTTCACCGCTTCCAGCCCCGACGCGCAAAAGCGATTGAGCTGCATGCCAGCCACGCTGACGTCCCAATCGGCCACCTGCGTGGCGGTCTTGGCGATGTCGGAACCCTGATCGCCGATGGGCGTCACGCAGCCGAGCACCACATCATCGACCTGACTGGTATCGAGGGACGTGCGCTGCTGCAGCGCCGTCAGCAGCCCGGCCACCAGGTTCACTGGCTTGACGCTGTGCAAGGCGCCATTGGCCTTGCCTTTACCACGGGGCGTGCGTAACGCATCGAATATCAAAGCTTGGGTCATGACGTCCTCGAAACCTGATGGTGGATGAAGATCAAAAGATCGTCCGAACGCGGCCCGAGCCTTCGGCAGCTCCTACAGGAGACTGTGTGATCCTGATCTTTATGCCCCTCACCTTATGCGCAGCAGCCATGGATTCAATGACCACAGTGCTCATCGGCATTGACGGTCACGCTCAGACGAACGGTAGTCTGCTATCGGATAAATCGATTCACGTCACCAAGCTGTCTAGCCAACGGGCGCCCAAGAAGCTGGCCATAAGCCTCATGACACTTTTAAAGTGATGAGTACTAAATCCATACGAAATGGATCTAAGCCAAGCGTGACGCGGGCCCTAAGGTAAACCTGTACGAAGTTGTCGTCGGGTTTTGCCGAGGCACTCGTCCTACAAGGAAGTGCAGCGCTCTGCCGTCATGGATATAGGCAGGCAGGCATCAGGAAATAACAAAAAAGGCGGTCAAGCCATGTTCAAGCATTCGAAAGTTCGTCAAGCCGGGCTCATTTTATTCGCCACTACGCTGTTGTTGATTTTGCCGAACCTGACCAAGGTGATTGGCTGATCGAGCATCAGGGTTTTCATTTCGCCTGATAAAAATGTGATTGACTCGCTACCCGGGTCAGCGTGGCTGTGCCAATCTTTGCGGCACTTTTACGACATGGACGGCGATTACTTGAAAACGCTCATTCTGTTTGGGGCCTTGCTGCTCAGCATGCCCCTGTCTGCCGCAGAGCTGAATCTGGAGCTGGGCGCGAGTTCTCGCACCTGGCAGACCGAGCAATTGCTCAAGCATCCTCAGGTTCAGACCCTCACCATCACTAACGACGTTTCCTACAAACGGGACATGAGCTATCGCGCCGTGCCGTTAGCGGCGTTGTTGACGGGCATCAAGCCTGACGATCATTTGCAAGCTGTGGCGCTGGACGGTTTTGCTGCCGAACTGGCTGCCGCGCCGTTGCTCAATACCCAAGGCGCGCGGGCCTGGTTGGCGATTGAAGACCCGACCCAGCCGTGGCCGCCCTTGTCCGAGGGCAAACACAGTGCCGGGCCGTTTTATCTGGTCTGGACCGATCCACAAGCGGGCAATATCAGCCCCGAGCAATGGCCGTTCGAAGTCGCCAGCATCAAGCGCATGGCCCCGGTGGCCGAGCGCTTCCCCGCCCTGCTGCCCGATCCTGCGCTGAAGGCGGACGATCCGGTGAACAAGGGCTTTGCGCTATTTCAAAAGAACTGCCTGGCTTGTCATCGATTGAATGGCGCGGGCGATGCGCAGTTCGGGCCGGACCTGAATATTCCGTTCAATCCGACCGAGTATTTCGGCGCGGATTTCCTCAAGCGCTACATTCGTGATCCGCAGAGCTTGCGCCAGTGGCCACAGGCGAAGATGCCGGCGTTCGCCACGACGGTGTTGCCGGAGGAGGATCTGGAATTGTTGGTGGGGTATTTGAAGCATATGGCGGGGCGGAAAGTGAAACCATAGTCAGTGATCGTTCCCACGCTCTGCGTGGGAATGCAGCCCGTGACGCTCTGCGTCACATCCAAAGCCGAACGCGGAGCGTCCGTGGAGGCATTCCCACGCAGAGCGTGGGAACGATCGGTGGTAGGTTACTGCTGTTGGACGGAGATCACCGGCGCAGGCGTCGGCGAGACAAACACCTTCGCATGCATCTGCTCGCACCCACCGCCACGGCGCATGCCGCGCACCGGGCAGGCGTCTAGGTAATCCAGGCCCACGGCCAG
The window above is part of the Pseudomonas sp. B21-048 genome. Proteins encoded here:
- a CDS encoding IS256 family transposase, which translates into the protein MTEPKRTKRVKPDPELVKLADSLLANYRKPEDLIGENGLLKQLTKMLVERALEAEMTEHLGHDKSAAVTNAEGNARNGHSGKTLKGDFGELPLEIPRDRQGMFEPQLVSKHQTRWTGFDDKVISLYARGMTVREIQGHLQEMYGTEVSPSLISAITDAVSEEVKVWQSRPLDELYPILYLDCIHVKVRDSGAVRTKAVYLAIGVNMDGRKEVLGLWIAQTEGAKFWLQVVTELKTRGVKDIFIACVDGLKGFPEAIEVVYPQASVQLCIVHMVRNSLKFVSWKHQREAAADLKLIYRSTTVEMAEQKLTDFEAKWDDRYPLISQSWRKNWARVIPLFDYPPEIRTVIYTTNAIESINMSLRKVTKSRASFPTDDAVMKLFYLALNNISKKWTMPIRDWAGALNRFSIQFEDRLLQD
- a CDS encoding 3-hydroxyacyl-CoA dehydrogenase NAD-binding domain-containing protein is translated as MTEAIRYEKGQDQIVVLTIDMPGQSANTMNAVYRDAMATCVARLVADKDAIAGVIITSAKKTFFAGGDLNELIKVGKPEAKAFYDRVLTLKGQLRTLETLGKPVVAAINGAALGGGWEICLACHHRVALDHPSVLLGLPEVTLGLLPGSGGVVRMVRMLGIEKALPYLLEGKKIRPQQALQARLIDELAADRDELMAKARAWIVAHPVAVQRWDVKGYQIPGGTPSDPKLAPMLAITPSILRSKTEGCLPAPEKILCAAVEGAQVDFDTAHLIETRYFTELTTGQVSKNLIGTFWFQLNEINAGGSRPQGIAPYVTKKAGVLGAGMMGAGIAFVSASAGIDVVLKDINLAAAEKGKAHSAALLDKKVARGQLTREQREEVLARIHATENDADLAGCDLIIEAVFEDRELKAKVSSAVQAVVGPDAVIASNTSTLPISGLATAVPDQTKFIGLHFFSPVEKMPLVEIIKGVHTSDETLARGFDFVLQIKKTPIVVNDSRGFFTSRVFGTFTNEGIAMLGEGVSAPMIETEARKAGMPVGPLAISDEVSLSLMSHIREQTAKDLRAEGKPLIEHPAFAVIDLLLKEYKRPGKAAGGGFYDYPATGQKHLWPELKSRFEKADGQISPKDIRDRLLFVQAIETVRCMEEGVLTSTADANVGSIFGIGFAAWTGGALQFINQYGVQDFVARAQYLAEQYGERFTPPALLLEKAAKDALF
- a CDS encoding acetyl-CoA C-acetyltransferase, which translates into the protein MTQALIFDALRTPRGKGKANGALHSVKPVNLVAGLLTALQQRTSLDTSQVDDVVLGCVTPIGDQGSDIAKTATQVADWDVSVAGMQLNRFCASGLEAVNLGAMKVRSGFEDLVVVGGVESMSRVPMGSDGGAWALDPETNLHNHFTPQGVGADLIATIEGFSRQDVDAFALHSQQKATRARADGSFNKSLVPVQDQNGIILLDHDEFIRAESTMEGLGKLKPSFEMIGQMGFDATALRVYSQIERINHVHTPGNSSGIVDGAALMLIGSSARGRALGLQPRARIVATAVTSTDPTIMLTGPAPATRKALAKAGLRVEDIDLFEVNEAFASVVLKFIKDMAIDPDKVNVNGGSIAMGHPLGATGCAILGTLLDELEARRLRYGLATLCVGGGMGIATIIERL
- a CDS encoding amidotransferase, coding for MSLRICILETDILRPELVDQYQGYGQMFQRLFSQQPIAAEFTVYNVMQGDYPSDDLTFDAYLVTGSKADSFGTDPWIETLKTYLLSRYERGDKLLGVCFGHQLLALLLGGKSERATQGWGVGTHKYKLAAKAPWMSPLREELTLLISHQDQVTALPKNATVIASSDFCPFAAYHINDQVLCFQGHPEFIHDYSRALLDIRQEALGEQIYSKGMASLEHEHHGTTVAEWMMRFVAHKPEGESVKP
- a CDS encoding cytochrome c, which codes for MDGDYLKTLILFGALLLSMPLSAAELNLELGASSRTWQTEQLLKHPQVQTLTITNDVSYKRDMSYRAVPLAALLTGIKPDDHLQAVALDGFAAELAAAPLLNTQGARAWLAIEDPTQPWPPLSEGKHSAGPFYLVWTDPQAGNISPEQWPFEVASIKRMAPVAERFPALLPDPALKADDPVNKGFALFQKNCLACHRLNGAGDAQFGPDLNIPFNPTEYFGADFLKRYIRDPQSLRQWPQAKMPAFATTVLPEEDLELLVGYLKHMAGRKVKP